The Cloeon dipterum chromosome 3, ieCloDipt1.1, whole genome shotgun sequence genome includes a region encoding these proteins:
- the Hs2st gene encoding heparin sulfate O-sulfotransferase, with product MVSACPRSFSIRPWMLFGVAGLLILGLILFHLQAQIDTLNTSRLHLERDLSKLNSQRRKQQKLSSSELQFERDLVVIYNRVPKTGSTSFVGVAYDLCKANAFHVLHLNISANMHILTLPSQARLVQNVSDWREMRPAFFHGHLAFVDFQKFGTPLRPVYINVVRKPLDRLVSYYYFLRHGDDFRPHLVRRKHGDNVSFDECVQQNLEDCSPDNMWLQIPFFCGHAPSCWEKGNEWALQEAKKNLLEHYLVVGVTEQMDDFIALLEVTLPSMFHGAVQHFALSSKSHLRKTSQKADPLPQTVALIEKSKIWIMENEFYQFAVQQFSYSLKKAQAAGASGAQQTFFYEKIRPK from the exons atggtcTCAGCATGCCCTCGAAGCTTCTCCATCAGGCCCTGGATGCTGTTTGGTGTCGCTGGCCTCCTGATATTGGGCCTCATCTTGTTCCATTTGCAGGCCCAAATTGACACGCTCAATACATCAAGATTGCATTTAG aGAGAGATCTGTCCAAACTTAACTCTCAGCGACGAAAGCAGCAAAAACTGTCTTCATCAGAGTTGCAGTTTGAGCGCGATCTGGTGGTCATCTACAACCGGGTGCCCAAAACTGGCTCGACCAGCTTCGTCGGCGTGGCCTACGACCTGTGCAAGGCTAATGCCTTCCACGTTCTCCATCTCAACATCTCAGCCAATATGCACATCCTCACGCTGCCAAGCCAGGCGCGCTTAGTGCAGAATGTCTCCGATTGGCGGGAGATGCGGCCTGCCTTTTTTCATGGCCACCTTGCCTTTGTTGACTTTCAAAA GTTTGGAACTCCTTTGAGGCCGGTATACATAAACGTAGTGCGCAAGCCATTAGACAGGCTTGTCTCTTACTACTACTTTCTAAGACACGGTGATGACTTCAGGCCTCATCTCGTGCGAAGGAAGCACGGAGACAATGTG TCATTTGATGAGTGCGTGCAGCAAAACCTGGAAGACTGCAGTCCTGACAATATGTGGCTGCAGATCCCTTTCTTCTGCGGCCACGCTCCCTCCTGCTGGGAAAAGGGCAACGAGTGGGCACTGCAGGAGGCCAAGAAGAACCTGCTGGAGCACTATCTTGTTGTTGGCGTCACAGAGCAGATGGACGACTTTATCGCCCTGCTTGAAGTTACCTTGCCCTCCATGTTCCATGGCGCAGTTCAGCACTTTGCGTTGA GTAGTAAATCTCACTTGCGGAAAACAAGCCAAAAGGCGGACCCGCTGCCTCAGACCGTGGCTCTAATTGAGAAAAGTAAGATCTGGATTATGGAAAACGAGTTCTACCAGTTTGCAGTGCAGCAGTTCTCGTACTCGCTGAAGAAAGCTCAGGCTGCTGGGGCCAGTGGTGCGCAACAGACCTTTTTCTATGAGAAGATCCGGCCCAAATGA
- the LOC135941262 gene encoding uncharacterized protein LOC135941262 isoform X2, with the protein MPGCVVPRCGKNSSQLNMDDRLGKRISFHNLPSEPEIRERWVEAIRQGGRPDSWEPTPNAKICCLHFAIEDLVYNGTMTKIRRTAVPRIPYSPQKKSRRSRQRVSDPLNTLIQDIGLTSEDMISLPQDAPAYSITIPAEGNTCGAQVMDVDVTQTSVVSKKVVVLPPQDHTFEEQFKGQQQENSELVKLQEKVLSALKKMKIVAGKNKYDDKVQMKIDQMSSQAHDLMETIKVSEIIKSFDQFSETPVPDYIGFNGSVTSTNVNDDALTLFESVINEPYMPSQITPQVTGCVYSNPQDHLSNTGERLTYTAL; encoded by the exons ATGCCTGGTTGTGTCGTGCCCCGttgtggaaaaaattcatcccAACTCAACATGGATGATCGCCTTGGAAAGCGAATTTCATTCCACAa cctGCCCAGTGAACCTGAAATTCGAGAGAGATGGGTCGAAGCAATTCGCCAAGGCGGCCGCCCCGATTCTTGGGAACCCACACCCAACGCAAAGATTTGCTGCTTGCACTTTGCTATTGAAGATTTGGTTTACAACGGCACCATGACCAAAATTCGCAGGACCGCTGTCCCAAGAATTCCGTATTCTCCCCAAAAGAAg AGTCGCAGGAGCAGACAGCGGGTGTCAGACCCTTTGAATACCCTGATCCAGGATATTGGCCTGACTTCTGAGGACATGATCAGCCTTCCTCAGGATGCGCCAGCCTACTCCATTACCATACCAGCAGAAGGCAACACCTGCGGCGCACAAGTCATGGATGTTGATGTCACCCAG ACATCTGTGGTGAGCAAGAAAGTTGTCGTTCTTCCACCCCAAGACCACACCTTCGAAGAACAATTCAAAGGACAACAGCAGGAAAATTCCGAATTGGTCAAGCTGCAAGAAAAGGTTTTGTCTGCACTGAAGAAGATGAAAATTGTCGCTGGAAAGAACAAATAC GACGACAAAGTGCAGATGAAGATTGATCAAATGTCAAGTCAGGCGCATGATTTGATGGAAACAATCAAAGTATCTGAAATCATCAAGAGCTTTGACCAATTCAGCGAG ACTCCTGTCCCAGACTACATTGGCTTTAATGGCAGTGTGACCAGCACCAATGTAAACGACGACGCGCTGACGTTGTTTGAATCAGTTATCAATGAg CCTTACATGCCCAGCCAAATAACTCCCCAAGTGACGGGCTGTGTGTACAGCAACCCTCAGGATCATTTGAGCAACACTGGAGAACGCCTCACCTACACAGCATTGTAA
- the Naglu gene encoding alpha-N-acetylglucosaminidase, with translation MRFLKFRWKLLILSIYITIASGNFYKRWPHLSNIRSSAAPVVQAATVQELLGRLLPTRQHEFEIHVDPLISESGHETFRLLKRPGDKQVVVTGNSGVAASSGLNYYFKYLCRCQVNWEAHSQLNLPSTLPIVNVQVTSPDRFKYYQNVCTPGYSFVWWKWEQWERHIDWMALNGINLPLAFVGQEAIWERVWISLGLNQTEIDQFFSGPAFLPWNRMGNMRGFGGPLPRSYRENTLALQLQILDRMRAFGMTPVLPAFAGFVPKAITRLFPSANLTSMSRWNNFQDEFCCPLMLQPNDPLFQSVGQKFLKEIVNEFGTDHIYNCDTFNEMSPSSDEEKYLIEVGYATFSAMTAVDPDAIWLLQGWLFIHDSFWTKERAKALLTSVPQGRLMVLDLQSELSEQYSRLDSYFGQPFIWCMLHNFGGTLGLYGAAQRVNQGVSEARLFPNSTMVGIGITPEGINQNYVMYDLMLENSWRRGPVNLTQWIQDYAERRYGTKQEHAFRAWNFLLNSVYSFNLTNVKVRGKYVICRRPSFKLKPLIWYQPLSVVKAWDSLFEMLPKMKNSLTLQHDFVDVTRQNLQLLGAFYHSQIVRAYRRKNLKKLLDNGQLLLDLLTDLDSVLECNEDFLLGKWIRDARSWGESKAESELYEFNARNQITLWGPTGEILDYANKQWSGVVGNYFKPRWQLFIQSLVGSLASHQGFNQSTFNKNVFQSVEHAFVLDRTQFPSTSSGKFWQVVKDVYETWRPRFNSNALNFLTKAIIKHPK, from the exons ATGCGGTTCTTAAAATTCAGATGGAAGCTGCTTATTCTATCGATCTACATTACGATTGCGAGTGGCAATTTCT ACAAACGATGGCCGCATCTGTCCAACATCCGTTCCTCGGCAGCTCCAGTGGTACAAGCGGCCACCGTGCAAGAGCTTCTCGGCCGCCTGCTGCCCACACGCCAGCACGAATTCGAGATTCACGTGGATCCACTTATCTCCGAATCTGGGCACGAAACATTTCGACTACTCAAGCGGCCAGGAGACAAACAAGTCGTAGTGACCGGTAACTCGGGGGTCGCAGCTTCATCAGGGCTTAATTATTACTTCAAGTACCTGTGTCGCTGCCAGGTCAATTGGGAGGCACACTCGCAGCTAAATTTGCCGTCAACCTTGCCGATAGTTAACGTCCAG GTCACCTCACCAGACAGGTTCAAGTACTACCAGAACGTCTGCACGCCAGGGTATTCGTTCGTGTGGTGGAAATGGGAGCAATGGGAACGCCACATCGACTGGATGGCCTTAAATGGTATCAACTTGCCGCTGGCCTTTGTTGGTCAAGAGGCGATATGGGAGCGCGTGTGGATTAGTCTTGGTCTAAACCAGACCGAAATTGACCAATTCTTCAGTGGGCCCGCCTTTCTGCCgtg gaaCCGCATGGGGAATATGCGTGGCTTCGGAGGTCCTTTGCCTCGATCCTACCGTGAAAATACGCTTGCTCTGCAGCTCCAAATTCTTGACAGAATGCGCGCCTTTGGAATGACTCCAGTTTTGCCTGCTTTTGCAGGATTCGTCCCAAAGGCAATCACCCGACTATTCCCGTCTGCTAATTTAACATCAATGTCTCGCTGGAACAATTTTCAGGACGAATTCTGCTG tCCACTTATGCTCCAGCCAAACGATCCTCTTTTTCAATCTGTCGGGCAAAAGTTTTTGAAAGAA ATAGTAAACGAGTTTGGGACGGATCACATTTACAACTGCGACACATTTAACGAAATGTCTCCTTCATCGGACGAAGAAAAGTACCTTATCGAAGTTGGGTATGCCACCTTTTCCGCAATGACTGCTGTTGATCCAGATGCAATTTG GCTCCTCCAGGGATGGCTCTTCATCCACGACAGCTTTTGGACCAAGGAAAGGGCTAAGGCTCTGCTCACAAGCGTCCCTCAG GGCCGACTAATGGTCCTCGACTTGCAATCTGAGCTGAGTGAGCAGTATTCGCGTCTCGATTCTTATTTCGGCCAGCCTTTCATTTGGTGCATGCTGCATAATTTTGGAGGTACCCTCGGACTGTATGGTGCGGCACAGAGAGTTAACCAG gGCGTAAGTGAGGCTCGTCTATTCCCAAACAGCACGATGGTAGGAATCGGCATCACTCCCGAGGGAATCAACCAGAATTACGTGATGTACGACTTGATGCTTGAAAATAGTTGGAGGAGAGGACCTGTCAATCTGACGCAATG GATTCAAGATTACGCGGAGCGCAGATATGGCACTAAGCAAGAACATGCTTTCAGAGCTTGGAATTTTCTGCTT aACAGCGTGTACTCGTTCAACCTGACTAACGTGAAAGTTCGAGGTAAATACGTGATTTGCAGAAGGCCAAGTTTTAAGCTGAAACCATTG ATTTGGTACCAACCGCTCAGTGTGGTCAAAGCATGGGACAGTTTATTCGAGATGCTgcccaaaatgaaaaattcgctgACCCTGCAGCACGATTTCGTTGACGTAACTAGGCAAAATTTACAACTCTTGGGCGCCTTCTATCACTCGCAGATTGTCAGAGCCTACAGGCGGAAAAATCTAAAGAAACTACT agatAACGGTCAACTCCTGCTCGATCTCCTAACTGATTTAGACTCAGTTTTGGAATGTAACGAAGACTTTCTGCTCGGAAAATGGATAAGAGATGCAAGAAGCTGGGGCGAAAGCAAAGCG GAATCGGAGCTCTACGAATTTAATGCACGCAATCAGATCACGCTTTGGGGCCCAACAGGAGAAATTTTAGACTATGCCAATAAGCAGTGGTCAG GTGTGGTgggcaattatttcaaaccaaGGTGGCAACTATTCATTCAGAGTCTTGTTGGGAGCCTGGCTTCTCACCAAGGATTTAACCAGAGCACattcaacaaaaatgttttccaatcAGTGGAACATGCATTTGTTCTGGACAGAACTCAATTCCCATCAACGTCGTCAg gtaAATTTTGGCAAGTGGTAAAAGATGTTTACGAGACGTGGAGACCCCGCTTTAACAGCAATGCGCTTAACTTCCTGACGAAAGCCATTATTAAGCATCCCAAGTGA
- the LOC135940184 gene encoding probable cytochrome P450 49a1, which translates to MFLANLKMHRRSLVSSKLLFAGNRPQTTVAAVASSSNHLKTYDDIPGPKPLPIVGNAWRFMPQLSSWDMTDFVQWSRSMMEEYGKIVKISKLPGRRDMIMVFDPVVIAEVFKREGQYPESFKFESMEYYRQKVRPDYFEGFRGIFNENGKSWQEARMILNQPMMNTAVANLYVPKTDQVAKDFVKLVKELRDDKMEMPDDFHNEMHKWSLESISLISYDTRLGCLKKNLAKGSDAQILIHSIAQLYKLMYELDLKIPLWKFVPTKALNELIENADNMLTISQKYVERAREKDLKTKTTDTSNMSVLQRILQRDSNTKRAVIMGMDIIFGGVDSTSNTAGSILYLLACNPDKQEKLYQELKAIAPVDPNEDLNPGHLNNMKYLKACIKEAMRMIPVTNGTVRTLPQDVVLGDYLIPKDKADIWIFNSTLYMLDEHFPDADKFIPERWLREGDSCPVRKASEAHPYTFLPFGRGTRQCPGTRFVKMELETFIARMLLEYKLEWHQPPLKFISKIIRTPQSPLKLTVLDRNI; encoded by the exons ATGTTTCTTGCAAATTTGAAGATGCACCGGCGGTCACTTGTGTCCAGCAAACTGCTCTTTGCGGGCAATAGGCCGCAAACAACTGTGGCTGCAGTTGCGTCGTCTTCCAACCATTTGAAGACTTATGACGACATTCCCGGCCCGAAACCACTCCCGATCGTAGGGAATGCCTGGAGATTTATGCCTCAATTGA GTTCGTGGGACATGACAGACTTTGTCCAGTGGAGCAGGTCTATGATGGAGGAATACgggaaaattgtgaaaattagcaaattgcCCGGTCGGAGAGACATGATCATGGTTTTTGATCCAGTCGTGATAGCCGAAGTGTTTAAAAGAGAGGGCCAGTACCCGGAgagctttaaatttgaatccaTGGAGTACTACAGGCAAAAAGTTCGACCTGATTACTTTGAGGGATTCCGAGGCATTTTCAACGA gaaCGGGAAGAGCTGGCAAGAGGCGCGCATGATATTGAACCAACCAATGATGAACACCGCAGTCGCGAATCTTTACGTCCCCAAAACAGACCAAGTTGCAAAAGATTTCGTCAAGTT AGTGAAGGAATTGAGGGATGACAAAATGGAAATGCCTGATGATTTTCACAATGAAATGCATAAGTGGTCGCTGGaat CAATTTCGCTGATTTCCTACGACACGCGTCTTGGTTGcctgaagaaaaatttggccaaagGTTCCGACGCACAGATATTGATTCATTCCATTGCTCAATTGTACAAGCTTATGTATGAACTCGATCTGAAGATTCCTCTGTGGAAGTTTGTGCCGACAAAAGCACTGAatgaattgattgaaaatgcGGACAACATGCTTAC gaTCTCTCAAAAATACGTCGAACGAGCGAGGGAAAAAGacttaaaaactaaaacgacTGACACTTCAAATATGAGCGTGTTACAGAGGATTTTACAGCGGGATTCCAACACCAAGCGCGCTGTTATCATGGGAATGGACATAATTTTTGGCGGAGTTGATTCG ACATCAAACACAGCAGGGAGCATACTCTACTTGTTGGCGTGCAACCCTGACAAACAGGAAAAGCTGTATCAAGAGCTGAAAGCAATCGCTCCAGTAGACCCAAATGAGGATTTGAATCCAGGACATTTAAACAATATGAAATACTTGAAAGCTTGCATCAAAGAAGCTATGCG AATGATTCCCGTCACTAATGGAACTGTTCGAACTTTGCCACAAGACGTTGTGCTTGGAGATTATCTGATTCCTAAAGAC AAAGCCGACATTTGGATATTCAATAGCACTTTGTATATGCTTGATGAGCACTTTCCCGACGCTGACAAGTTCATCCCTGAGCGGTGGCTGCGTGAGGGCGATAGTTGCCCTGTCAGAAAAGCCTCCGAGGCGCATCCTTACACTTTTCTCCCGTTTGGCCGCGGCACCCGACAATGCCCAGGAACTCGGTTCGTTAAAATGGAATTGGAAACATTCATTGCAAGa ATGCTGCTCGAGTACAAGTTGGAATGGCACCAGCCTCCTTTGAAGTTTATCAGCAAAATCATTCGCACTCCGCAATCGCCTCTGAAATTGACCGTTCTTGATCGCAACATTTAA
- the Got2 gene encoding aspartate aminotransferase, mitochondrial — translation MLPTARIGASGLTRSSGPVIQRAASWWSQVEMGPPDAILGVTEAFKKDTNPKKINLGVGAYRDDNGKPFVLPSVLKAEEQMRAKKLDHEYGPIGGTAEFCKHSITLALGDSNEHVANGLNSTVQGISGTGALRIGGAFLQKFFPGNKTVYLPTPSWGNHTPIFKHSGLDVKQYRYYDPKTCGFDFQGALQDIAKIPEKSVILLHACAHNPTGVDPKPEQWAEISKVVKDKQLFPFFDMAYQGFASGDVSKDAAAVRLFLKDGHQIALAQSFAKNMGLYGERAGAFSLITSSKDDADRTLSQLKIIIRPMYSNPPVHGARIVSEILGDANLKSIWLKDVKEMAERIISMRTMLRDNLAKEGSSRNWQHITDQIGMFCFTGMNPAQVEQLTSKYSVYLTKDGRISIAGVTSQNVGYLAHAMHQVTK, via the exons ATGCTGCCGACCGCAAGAATTGGAGCGTCCGGTCTGACCAGGTCGTCTGGACCTGTCATTCAGCGAGCCGC ATCATGGTGGTCCCAGGTGGAAATGGGTCCTCCCGACGCCATCCTTGGAGTGACCGAGGCATTCAAGAAGGACACTAACCCCAAGAAGATCAACCTCGGAGTTGGAGCTTATCGTGACGATAATGGCAAACCATTTGTCTTGCCTAGTGTTCTTAAG GCTGAGGAGCAAATGAGGGCGAAGAAGTTGGACCACGAGTATGGTCCCATTGGAGGCACTGCTGAGTTTTGCAAACATTCTATCACTCTTGCCCTTGGAGACAGCAACGAGCATGTTGCCAACGGACTG AACTCCACAGTTCAGGGAATTTCAGGAACCGGTGCCCTGCGCATCGGTGGTGCTTTCTTGCAAAAGTTTTTCCCTGGAAACAAGACCGTGTACCTGCCAACACCTTCCTGGGGTAACCACACTCCAATCTTCAAACACTCTGGATTagat GTTAAACAGTATAGGTACTACGACCCGAAAACCTGCGGCTTTGACTTCCAGGGCGCTCTTCAAGACATTGCG AAAATCCCGGAAAAGTCGGTCATCCTGCTTCATGCGTGTGCACACAACCCGACTGGCGTTGACCCTAAGCCAGAACAGTGGGCTGAGATCTCAAAGGTCGTCAAGGACAAGCAGTTGTTCCCCTTCTTTGACATGGCCTACCAAGGATTTGCCTCTG gTGATGTTAGCAAGGACGCAGCGGCTGTTCGTCTCTTCCTGAAGGACGGCCACCAGATTGCGTTGGCTCAGTCCTTCGCCAAGAACATGGGTCTCTATGGTGAGCGAGCTGGCGCTTTCTCCCTGATCACCAGCAGCAAGGACGACGCTGACCGCACTCTATCGCAGCTCAAAATCATCATCAGGCCGATGTACTCAAACCCCCCGGTTCATGGTGCCAGAATCGTGTCCGAAATTCTTGGAGACGCCAACCTCAAGTCTATTTG GTTGAAGGACGTGAAAGAAATGGCCGAACGCATCATCTCAATGCGTACAATGCTGCGTGACAACCTTGCCAAGGAGGGCTCAAGCCGCAACTGGCAGCACATCACCGACCAGATCGGTATGTTCTGCTTCACCGGCATGAACCCCGCTCAGGTGGAGCAGCTGACCTCGAAGTACAGTGTGTACCTGACAAAAGACGGCCGCATTTCCATCGCCGGAGTCACCTCGCAGAACGTGGGCTACCTTGCGCACGCCATGCACCAGGTCACCAAGTAA
- the LOC135940185 gene encoding cytochrome P450 9e2-like, with translation MDAYVLGLVAVLVLIVFKLGTRNHEYWRRKGVESVGAVPFIGSMWPVVSLREHMADFFHRLAIENKGKRFVGYFQGSTPGLLVLDPELIRSILISDFSHFVDHGFEIDPEADPMQSRNLFNMSGQYWKEMRSMLSPTFSSGKIKALFPLVQECATSFENYMLSHKSQDINIKDLLARYTTNVIGSCAFGITVNSLENPEDKFRQMGRKLFEVDFVQGFKNSCIFFQPQIANIFKFRVFSEELTNFFRNLVHEIMDRRAKSGNTRKDFLQLLIQLKEKGKLGSTDDEPNENNESSIGLKLTDDDIVAQALVFFIGGFESTSMTLTYTLMELARNPEAQRKARANIKEVLQRHDGILSFQSMQELTYLDKIANETLRMYPPLAVINRICTKQYKIPNTNVTLEKGTAIAISVKGIQNDPQYFEDPETFNPDRFSDENPVKTKCAFMPFGEGPRQCIGMRFAKMPLKLGLFSILRHFEVLQSPKTVYPPEFDPRQFFLASKHDIYVQLRECSDY, from the exons ATGGACGCGTACGTGCTGGGTTTGGTGGCTGTTCTGGTGCTGATTGTGTTCAAGTTGGGCACCCGCAACCACGAATACTGGCGGAGGAAAGGGGTGGAAAGCGTGGGTGCGGTGCCGTTCATCGGCTCCATGTGGCCCGTGGTGTCCTTGCGCGAGCATATGGCTGATTTTTTCCACCGACTTGCCATTGAGAACAAGGGCAAAAGGTTCGTCGGCTACTTCCAG GGATCCACGCCGGGGCTGCTCGTGCTGGACCCTGAGCTCATCAGGTCGATCCTCATCAGCGACTTCTCGCACTTCGTCGACCACGGCTTTGAA ATTGATCCAGAAGCCGACCCCATGCAGTCGCGCAATCTGTTCAACATGAGCGGCCAGTACTGGAAGGAAATGCGCAGCATGCTGTCGCCGACATTTAGCTCAGGCAAAATTAAAGCACTGTTCCCTCTGGTGCAGGAGTGCGCCACTAGCTTCGAGAACTACATGCTGAGCCATAAAAGCCAAGACATCAATATCAAG GACTTGCTCGCTAGATACACGACCAACGTCATTGGTTCTTGTGCGTTCGGAATCACAGTGAATTCGCTAGAAAATCCAGAAGACAAATTCAGACAAATGGGGAGAAAACTGTTTGAAGTGGACTTTGTGCAGGGTTTCAAAAACAGTTGCATTTTCTTCCAACCTCAG ATTGCAAATATCTTCAAATTTAGGGTCTTCAGCGAAGAGCTGACTAATTTTTTCCGGAATCTTGTGCATGAAATAATGGATAGAAGAGCGAAATCGGGAAACACGCGAAAAGACTTCTTGCAATTACTTATCCAGTtgaaggaaaaaggaaaattgggCTCAACAGACGACGAGCCTAACGAAAATAACGAATCTTCCATTGGCCTCA AGTTGACGGACGATGACATCGTGGCCCAAGCACTAGTATTTTTCATCGGTGGATTTGAGTCGACTTCAATGACATTGACTTACACGCTGATGGAATTGGCTCGAAACCCAGAAGCTCAGCGTAAGGCTCGAGCTAACATCAAAGAGGTTTTACAGCGTCACGACGGAATATTGAGTTTCCAATCAATGCAGGAATTGACTTACTTGGACAAAATTGCAAATG AGACTCTTCGAATGTACCCTCCTCTTGCTGTCATAAATCGCATTTGTACGAAGCAATACAAAATTCCCAACACTAATGTGACTTTGGAGAAAGGAACGGCCATAGCAATCTCAGTCAAAGGCATTCAAAACGATCCACAGTATTTTGAGGACCCGGAAACTTTCAACCCCGACAGATTCAGTGACGAAAATCCGGTCAAGACCAAGTGTGCGTTCATGCCATTCGGCGAGGGACCGCGCCAGTGTATAG GGATGCGGTTCGCCAAAATGCCGCTCAAGCTGGGGTTGTTCTCCATTCTGCGCCACTTTGAGGTGCTGCAATCGCCCAAGACCGTGTACCCACCTGAGTTTGACCCGCGGCAGTTCTTTTTGGCCTCAAAGCATGACATCTACGTTCAACTCAGAGAATGTTCTGACTActga
- the LOC135938634 gene encoding uncharacterized protein LOC135938634 — protein sequence MVGCCVVGCGRNSSKPTVDTRYRNYERNVTFHQFPADTQIRNKWISAVIIGGRVEEWQPGTNTKICSLHFNLKDIKFNERGTQILKGAVPDIPLATKKKPPRRNKAAMVKAYKNLVDDICSEEIGAVEEVLTSELSKGVELTVFNDVAQIDFDQGLLDLTNVVFDPDTPGTSSEYSFPPSPEQMEVEVEQQNAKTKKVVKSANVHTFEAPANSTENTADNDLCFSLYGEILGKMKKLNIAVSKHHPDKSMEMQKMLDSFTKLFVDKGNMPDSASTLMHENDPFMPSNTEGEKFDTLFEEDFFATVLENPEMFLS from the exons ATGGTAGGCTGTTGTGTTGTGGGCTGCGGGAGAAACTCCTCAAAGCCGACCGTCGACACTCGCTACAGAAACTACGAAAGGAACGTCACCTTCCATCA GTTCCCTGCAGACACGCAGATAAGGAACAAATGGATCTCTGCTGTCATTATCGGAGGCCGCGTGGAGGAGTGGCAGCCAGGCACCAACACCAAGATTTGCAGCCTGCATTTCAACTTGAAGGACATCAAGTTCAACGAAAGGGGCACGCAAATTTTGAAGGGTGCCGTGCCTGACATTCCCCTGGCCACCAAGAAAAAA CCTCCCCGCAGGAATAAGGCTGCAATGGTCAAGGCGTACAAGAACCTTGTTGATGATATTTGCTCGGAAGAGATTGGCGCCGTCGAGGAGGTCTTAACAAGCGAACTCTCAAAGGGTGTAGAGCTCACTGTCTTTAATGATGTGGCCCAGATTGACTTTGACCAAGGTCTGTTGGACTTAACCAACGTCGTTTTCGATCCCGACACGCCTGGAACTTCAAGCGAGTACAGCTTCCCTCCTTCTCCAGAACAAATGGAGGTTGAG GTGGAGCAGCAGAACGCCAAGACTAAGAAGGTCGTCAAATCAGCCAATGTGCACACTTTTGAGGCTCCGGCAAACAGTACTGAGAATACTGCTGACAACGACCTTTGTTTCTCCCTCTACGGAGAGATCTTGGGAAAAATGAAGAAACTCAACATCGCTGTTTCCAAACAT caCCCCGATAAATCCATGGAAATGCAGAAGATGCTGGACAGTTTCACTAAGCTGTTTGTTGACAAAGGAAACATGCCTGACTCGGCCTCAACACTGATGCATGAA aatgaTCCATTCATGCCCTCTAACACAGAGGGAGAGAAATTCGACACTCTATTTGAGGAGGACTTTTTCGCCACAGTCCTGGAGAACCCCGAAATGTTTCTATCATAG
- the LOC135941262 gene encoding uncharacterized protein LOC135941262 isoform X1: MPGCVVPRCGKNSSQLNMDDRLGKRISFHNLPSEPEIRERWVEAIRQGGRPDSWEPTPNAKICCLHFAIEDLVYNGTMTKIRRTAVPRIPYSPQKKSRRSRQRVSDPLNTLIQDIGLTSEDMISLPQDAPAYSITIPAEGNTCGAQVMDVDVTQQTSVVSKKVVVLPPQDHTFEEQFKGQQQENSELVKLQEKVLSALKKMKIVAGKNKYDDKVQMKIDQMSSQAHDLMETIKVSEIIKSFDQFSETPVPDYIGFNGSVTSTNVNDDALTLFESVINEPYMPSQITPQVTGCVYSNPQDHLSNTGERLTYTAL; the protein is encoded by the exons ATGCCTGGTTGTGTCGTGCCCCGttgtggaaaaaattcatcccAACTCAACATGGATGATCGCCTTGGAAAGCGAATTTCATTCCACAa cctGCCCAGTGAACCTGAAATTCGAGAGAGATGGGTCGAAGCAATTCGCCAAGGCGGCCGCCCCGATTCTTGGGAACCCACACCCAACGCAAAGATTTGCTGCTTGCACTTTGCTATTGAAGATTTGGTTTACAACGGCACCATGACCAAAATTCGCAGGACCGCTGTCCCAAGAATTCCGTATTCTCCCCAAAAGAAg AGTCGCAGGAGCAGACAGCGGGTGTCAGACCCTTTGAATACCCTGATCCAGGATATTGGCCTGACTTCTGAGGACATGATCAGCCTTCCTCAGGATGCGCCAGCCTACTCCATTACCATACCAGCAGAAGGCAACACCTGCGGCGCACAAGTCATGGATGTTGATGTCACCCAG CAGACATCTGTGGTGAGCAAGAAAGTTGTCGTTCTTCCACCCCAAGACCACACCTTCGAAGAACAATTCAAAGGACAACAGCAGGAAAATTCCGAATTGGTCAAGCTGCAAGAAAAGGTTTTGTCTGCACTGAAGAAGATGAAAATTGTCGCTGGAAAGAACAAATAC GACGACAAAGTGCAGATGAAGATTGATCAAATGTCAAGTCAGGCGCATGATTTGATGGAAACAATCAAAGTATCTGAAATCATCAAGAGCTTTGACCAATTCAGCGAG ACTCCTGTCCCAGACTACATTGGCTTTAATGGCAGTGTGACCAGCACCAATGTAAACGACGACGCGCTGACGTTGTTTGAATCAGTTATCAATGAg CCTTACATGCCCAGCCAAATAACTCCCCAAGTGACGGGCTGTGTGTACAGCAACCCTCAGGATCATTTGAGCAACACTGGAGAACGCCTCACCTACACAGCATTGTAA